From Rhineura floridana isolate rRhiFlo1 chromosome 12, rRhiFlo1.hap2, whole genome shotgun sequence:
TAATAACCCATAGAAGCTGCTTTAAACAAAAAGGAAGTTAAACACCCCACTGCGTGGTCAACATTGTGGGTGAACATTCTGGATCAGAGCCACGAACCTTGGAAACATGCCTATTGTGCCCAGCCCCCACCCCTTCATCAGGAAGGCCACATACAGTGATATCTTCAAGAGAAGAGTCAATGATTTCATAGTTGTCTGGCAAACAATAGAACTTCAGGGTGTGAAGATTGAGGAAGACGTGATGGCTGAATTGTACACTGTGAATATAAGCATGGGATTTCAAGCCCCGACCTGCAGAGAAGACAGGAGGCAAGCAACAAACTACTGTAAGACAGCATTGCAGGGTTGACTTCTAGTAGCTGAACTTCTCTAAACAGTCTTAAGAACCAGCATAGAAATTGTTATCTGTACTATAATGTGCTTGCAGTAGAGAAGACACAGTGACATGATTAGCTGAGCCGATGTGGTGGTAAGGAACGGTCAGTTGTTaggaacaaaacaatttaaactgCAGGTTATAAGATGGAAGGGaaagctgtttgtttgtttgggtttAAAACCTCAGAGGCAGACTGCGCACCTAGAAGTCAGGATGTAGGGAAATTAAGAGCAAGGGAGCCCAAAGGCAAGGAGAGTGGAGGCAGAGTCAGCAATGACCTTAAAAGGGGAACCAAGCTGACTGAGGAATGAAGCTTGAGAAAAATGGCAGAGGGGATGGGGAACTGAGGCAAGACTCATCATATTTCTGCAAGTGAGGGAGGAACTGACAAGCACCAGGGAGACTTGCCAAGGGATAGGGCAGCTGAAGGGACAAGGCATTCAGTGGCCTGATTAACAGTCGAGAGAGCGCTGAACAAGGGAAAagaaaaggaggtaaaggggcaGCCAAAGGAGGTTGGGAAGGCTAGGGACTGAGAACCAGAGAGTGCCAAGGACTGGAGTCTAGATCTCGACAGGGAAATACTGCCAGCTGTGACTTCCACTGCTGCAGCACTGTGACTAGGCAATCCTAAGGGGCGAGGAGGACCATGCAAGTGGGGAGTCAGCCTGCATTTCAAATGCTGATTTGAACAGACCAAGCAATTCTATGGATGCAGGCTTTTAGCAGTATAGCAATATAGAAAGCTGCTTCAAActgtgtcagaccactggtccatcagtACTGCCTGGCAGCAgagctctaggatttcaggcaggagtccctcccagccctacctggagatgccgccggggcctgaaccttctgcatgcaaagcagaagctccaccactgagctatgaccccttTCCCCTATATAGTAAAAGACTGCAATGGATAAACCTCACAGTCAGCCCAGCATCATTAGAAGATTGGTGTGATGAGAGGCCCACTAAACACTAACTAGGTAGAGGCcactatctctttatttcacatgAAAACTACTCTTACTAAGCTGCCCCAGGATCATTTGCCTCAGAGGCAGCATTGCCACATTGAACTATTTTTGTCAGGAAGTATAAAATGTTAAAGCAAACTCACCCTGGAAATATTTTCCACACACCAAGCAAGCATAGACGTTGATATGCGAGAGTGAGATTGAACACAGCTTCTCAAAGTCAAAGTCCAGAACGCTCCTGCAGTGGGAGAACATTGACAAATTAATCTCGTCGAACAGCCAGAGACTCCGGTCAAACACCTTCAGTTGAATCCGACGGAAAGCCAGCATGGTCCACATTACACAACACAAGGGTATTGACAGGAAACCCTGTCCCTGAAACATATTGTCCAGGAAGCAAATCCCACTTATTGCCACAAGCGCCGTTTCAAAATGAGGGTGCTCCCCCCCCCGAGGAATGGAAGGGCTCCCTAGTGGCAGCCTCACAGATATTTGGTTCCACCACTTTTGAACAGTGTATTACTGCACCTAAATCCAGGCCTCACAGGAGAGGGGCCACTTTGCAGAAACACAGTAGGCGATACCCCCTCTAACCCTAATATTACAAAAAAGAATAATTATAGAGTTTAATTCAATATCCAGATTTACTGATTATTGGCAATACGGTGATCTGCTAGGCTGGAAGTTGAGACTAGGGAATTGTTGTTTCCACCCCCAACCCCAGAAAGCAGGACACAGTTTGAAAGAGAGACTGTTGGCTGCAGTGCGTCCCCCTGTTGCCTCTGGTTTGGGTATCACAGCTTTTGGTATTGTATGTTACACAAAGCAGTGGGTGAGAGGGATGAGAAGTGTTCTCACACACTTATTTtgatgatgaagagttctggagaacttgaaaggcCGCCCCACTtctgtgatattttggttggtccCAATAAAGGTATTGCCTATGAATATTAGAGGTTTTTCTTGTggctaccagggctgtggagttggagttgtaagcaattttgggtggagttggtagaaatgcaccgactccgacttcaaaataaaattaataatttaaatttttttgttttaatgtattttaaggtctttttatgatgtcttaaagtgtttttagtgtttgtttgccgccctgggctcctgttgggaggaaaggcaggatataaataaatatatatatatatacatttgccatttatggaggagtcggagtcggacagtagaaaaatagaggagttggagtcgaaggtttgatgtactgacttccacagccctggtggctgCTTTTTATAACTATACCACACACTTAGATGTTTCTGTGCCAAGTGGTACACAATCCATAATAAAGTTAAGATCCAAAAAAGAAATAAGTATTCCACATATTTTAGATATTCTCATTTAGTTTATTAGTTCCTAATAGCTTCAACATTTCTAGAAATTCTACATTTCTGCTCAGCATGACACACTTTCTAGTTGCAGACAGCTTATTTGAAATTGCTTTCTGCTACAAGCAACTTTTTTTTCCAATATCTGGCTCTGCAacattgctaaaatatatttattgctTACTCCCCCTTTACTTAATCTTGATACTGACTTGTTTATGGTGTCCAAGTAAGGGCAGTGCCTGCTTCGTCGGTCTTCTGGGTCAAATCGACCATACTTCACTGAAAGAGGGAAGCAAATGAAAAGGAATTGTTTTATTTGTGTTATTTGTAAGATTTCTTAGTTGCTCTTTCCAGCAGCAAAATGACATGCAAGAAGCTTAGAGCAGTAGAATAAAATTCAAACTCAAAACACACTGCAACATAAACAAGAGAAAACCAATGTATTTGAATCCTCTGTGCAAATATTactaaaatagcacaaaatgacctTAAAGGCCTTTATTCATGTATGCATTTATTCACTCCTTTCTATAGGGATGAGGATGCATTTTCAATAACTGTAAATTAGGACCCCATGATCATGGCAGTGTGTGTTCTGGACATGAAATGAAAGCATTAGCCAATTAAACTGTTGTCATTAACCCTGGTGCCAGATATGGATTACTAGTTGGGTTTTAATCAGATGAAGAGTCTGAAAAAAGTTCAGGTATTCAACCTATCCACACTGCCCAAAAAAGAGTTGTGTGTGATTCAAAAACATGCATCATTCTTCACCAACAAGAAAATATCAAAGCTTCTTATGAGTTATTGGAATCATAGGGCACCCGAGATTGTCAACAAGGTAAATAATTTGAAAACAAAAGAAAGCCTGTGGCACCACACAGGAGCCACGTAAAAAATAAGTAATAACTGCAAAACAACTCTTCttgactagggctgcaatccaatacatgtctactcagaagtgagctccattacgttcaatgggacttactcccacataagggagtatgtattggactgcagcctaagtcacAAGTTACACAGCACCCCAAGAGCTGAGATTCACAGCTAAACCACCAGCACTGGCTGCCGTTTTTAATTTACAAACTGTTTACAATCTCTATTGTATTTTGCCACACAACCACCCAGAACAATGTGCAACTACTGTATTACTGCTTCTATTTTCCCAACACAGTGGGCGAATTACAGGGAAGGGTCATAATGCAGCggcacagcacatgctttgcacagagAAGGTCCATGGTTCAATCCCCCAACAACTCCAAAGAAGTCTGAGAAAGACCTGTCTGCAACCATAGAGAGCCAGTGCCCAGTCATCAtaggccagggatgaggaactggatctggccagagGGCAAATCCTTATCTCTCCTCACCCCGACCCcatgggccaagtttgacaggttgGCTGGGCATCCACCTTTGATCACCGGATGTCACAATGTAATGTGacctatttttgcaaagcaccGTGGATAGAAACCCTGTCAATCAGCAACTGTCGGTGCTTGTGTACAGTGCTTTGTAGGTACCACTGATCAAAATCATAGGGCAACTGGGATTGTCAGCTGATTAGTGGTACTTCCAAACCCTCTTTGGCCTAGCTGCATTTTTACCTGCCTCAcaggtgtaggacaggtgggcgtggtttggctagaacagcctcacaggccaCAAGGGGAAGGCCTGCTGGACCacaagccagaggttccccacaaaTACTTACCTAGATCAACCAGTGATctgcctcagtataaggaagcGTTCTACGTTCTTGCATTCAGAATAGGTGACTTGCCAAGTCCACACAACAAATTTGACTCAAAGAAGTCTGGAATAAGTTGCCAAAACCAGACAAGGCTCTTACGCCTTTAAGAATGGAAGGACTGCCTTATTGGATGAGGCTCCAGATCCCATCTAGTCCTAATTATCTGGAACCAGGAATCAAATTCCTTCTAGTCTAGAACAATATTTTCAAATGTAGGTAGCCAGATACCCCAACGGGAAGCATGAATACTTCCTATCTCTAATCTGTATtggggggaaaatggaaatggactgcattcaagtcaatcccgatttatggcgaccctatgaatagggctttcatggtaagcagtattcagagaaggtttaccatagccttcctccgagaggcagtgactggcccaagatcacccagcgagcttcgtggctgtgtggggattcgaaccaacactaaccactacgccacactggctctcagtataTTGCACATGTATGATACCAGCAAGTAATgtcagagccatgaagctcactgggtgcctttgggccagtcactgtgtttcagcctaacctacctcacagggttgttgtgaggataaaacggggaggggagaaccatgtacaccaccttgtgcTCCTGGGAGGAAGCTGGTATAtgagtgcaataaataaacaaataggaggctgccttataccctATAAGACTATTTGTCTACCTAGGCAAATATTGTCTGCTCTACCGAGCAGCGACTTTTCCAAGATGTTCAGCAGAGAAGGGTCCTTTCTATCACCTTCTCCCTCAAACCCTTTTAAAACAGGAGGTGGTGTGAGTCGAGCCTGAGGCCTCGTGCAGGCAAAGCGGCTGATCTACGGCTCTGCCTGCACATCATGTGGCGGCGAGTTCCACAGGTTAACGCGCGCTTGATTTGTATGTATTGTGAGCAGGCAGGCAGTTGGTCTCCCCTGCAGCCGCCCGTCTTCCCGCACCCACCGGTGGGCTCCTCGTCGTCCTCGTCGACGGGCTCCTGCTTGATTCTGGGCTCCTCGTCGACGGGCTCCCGCTTCACTTGCACGGGGTCCGCTCCCAGGCCTCGAGACACGCCTCGAGACACGCCGCCCTCCCCGCCGGTGTCTTGCTGAGCGCGGCTGGAAAGCGAGCTCCGCAAAGGCACCAGGCGGGAATCCCGCTCCCGCTTCACCCGCGCAGACATCTTCGCGGCAGGGGAAAGGGGCTCAACGTTCACCCACGCACGCGCAGAGAACTCCCGGCGCACCATTAATGTCGTCACACGGAAGCCGACTTCTTCTTCTTAACGTAAGAGACACATGCGCGGCAGGCAACGCAGCGAGTATCCGGAACGGGGGCCCCGGCATCCTCTCGCGCATGCGCGCGCAGCATATCAACTGCTCTTTCCCACGCTGCAGCCTCAGCGGGGCCCGATCCTGAGTGTTTTCAGCCAGGCTTGCTCGCGAGTAAGCCTCGCATGAGACGCTCGTCAGCATCTGCTGTGTGGTAGGAAACCCGCAATGTGTCGTTCATACTTGGACCGCACTATTCACTGTACTTAACCATCAGACCAGTCTACCCCCCCCTCCTCAATTTCCCATGTTGAGGCTCAGGGAACCGCAAAGTTTGTAGaagtgggaaagggaggggggggagagagaaatgcccgggggaggaaaaaaacaacaaagagcccGAATAGGATTGAGCATGCCCAGGGGCCATGGAATGCTGCCTGCCTGGGTTTCGGGGGGGGGGCGCGGAAAAACGTTCCCCAGCCAGATGcccccagatgtttcagactgcaactgccatcagctTGGCCATGCTCATCTCAGCCCCAGCATCCTacagctgtgctagctggggctggtggaggttgtagtccaaaacatctggaaggctgtgAACCAGAGGGAACGCAAGTCTTGTGGCCCTTGAAAGACTTAACAACTTTATCATGGCCTATagctggggtagccaatgtggcgcCCTCCAAATAGTGggcgacagctcccatcatccttgaccatttgccatcctgactagggttgatgggagttggcacccagcaacatttggaaggcaccatctTGCTTGGCTACCACAGCCTAAGCTTTCccagactacagtccacttcatcagttgCTATCCTGAGTAGAGGATCCCGCCAATCGTGTGTCTATCCATCTGTAGTATTTCAGAGGGCTGTAATCTAGAAAACCCAATGCCAGAGAAAGCTTGTTAAATTTGATGCTTTCGCTGAAAGGGCGGGGGTAACACGACTGgcaagggtggtggtgggctctccgacactggaaacatgcaagaggcagctggacagccacctgccggggatgctttaagttggagccctgcgttgagcagggggttggactcgatggccttacaggacccttccaacACTATGATTCTATGGCTAGATAAGGATCAGGTACACTCCAtaccacaacattttgttgccgcTTCCACTTGTAATGCATGACAAACTGTCGCTGCAGCGGCCTCGCCGTCGCGGGGCCTGCCGCTCAACCTAGTGACAAAAGCCCAGGTCCCTGCGCCGAGGCCCTCGTCGTGACTTTCGCTCGCTGCTGCGCGGTAGCGGCGGAGGCCAGCCCGAGCCCTATCGCCAACTCTGCCTCCCCGGCCATTTCCTGCAAAGGGCTCTGTTCTGCCGCCGCGCCTGGGGGCTGCGGTGGTCCTGCGGGCCGGTGGCAAGGAAGGCTGAAGGGGCTGGTCTGTGGGGGCCGGGCCGggcccctgctcctcccctctccttgtgCTCAAGCATCCACCGCCCAGCGCAAACCGCAAGACACGCCTCGCCAAGGAAGCGTGCAGAGTCGGCTGGCGCAGCTCTTGCGACGGGCCTGGCGTGGGTGCCAGTTCCGGAGGccgaggaagggagagagaggggggctggCTGGCTTCGATGGATGCGGCGGCGAAAACGGACCGGGAGACGCCGGCCTGGGGCGGCTGTCGGCCTGGAGGACGCCTGGACATGAGCCACGGCTTTGTGCGGCACATCCGGCGCAACCAGATCGCTAGGTACGGGCTCCTCTGCCTCGGCAGCGCCTTCCCAGCCCCGTACACACGAGCACTCGTTTCTGAGGAATGCCCACCCGTCTTTggatcctgctgctgctgctcccccttTCTGGGAAGGAGACGGCACCAGCTCTAAGCGACCTCGGCTTGGAGCGTTCGAACCGCTTCATGCGTACACACGCGTTGTTTCGCCCTAATGCTCACAACCTCGTGAAGTAGGCCACTGTTGCTGAGACGGGGGGGGTGAGGGGGTGGCTTGCTTGAGGCCACCGGGAAAAGTGCATTGCACAAAGGAGATTCGCACCAGGGGCTTCCAGCTCAGTCTCTTACAGCTGGACGTTATACTGTCTACTGAGAAGTTACTCGCAAGTGTGTGGGTATGAGGACTGCACCCTTAGCAGCCGTGGGGCTTCCGCGTTGGCTTATGCTGTTAATCACATcagttttttgtttgttgctaATTAGTTTGTTGCAGCATTAGTTATACTATTTTCATATTGCTTTTTGGATGCTAATTGCACTGTCTGTGTGCTATCTTGGTAACTTATATCAGTCCTATAAGGCAGGTCAGTATTATCTCATGTGAGAATGagttcttatttattcatttattagatttatattccaccctttctcccagtaggagcccataataATCTTCGTTATTTACTTATATTCCACACTCATACACAGGAGAATTAATACACCTACTTATCGAAGTCAATGGAATTCTTTTGTAGGAAAGACATAAAAAAACCCATGATTGAAATCCTGCCCatacttaaggctgcaatcttttgCACGCTTACTAAGAAATCGGAGGAagtaagactgcaattctaaactcacttacctgtgagtaagccccatttgaaTTCATTGCTACttgcttttgaatagacatggttaggattggtaAGCCCTGTTGGATGCAGTGGCATTTACtaccaagtaagcatgcatagaattgttgttatgtgccttcaaatcgattacgacttatggcgaccctatgaatcagtgacttccaacagtatctgtcatgaaccaccgtgttcagatcttgtaaattcaggtctgtggcttcctttatggaaacaatccatctcttgtttggccttcctctttttctactcccttctgtttttcccagcattattgtcttttctagtgaatcatgacttctcatgatgtgtccaaagtatgataacctcagtttcatcattttagcttctagtgacagttctggtttaatttgttctaacacccaattatttgtctttttcgcagtccatggtatgagcaaagctctcctccagcaccacatttcaaatgagttgatttttttcttatccagctttttcactgtccaactttcacatccatacatagagatcgggaataccatggtctgaatgatcctgactttagtgttcagtgatacatctttgcatttgaggaccttttctagttctctcacagctgccctcccccatcctagccttcttctgatttcttgactattgtctccattttggttaatgactgtgccgaggtattgataatccttgacaagttcaatgtcctcattatcaactgtaaagttacataaatcttctgttgtcattactttagtctttttgacgttcagctgtagttctgcttttgtgctttcctcttgaactttcatcagcattcgtttcaaatcattactggtttctgctaagagtatggtgtctgcatatcttaaattattgatgtttctccctccagttttcacacctccttcatcttggtccaatcctgctttccgtatgatatgttctgcatacagattaaacaaatagggtgataaaatacacccctgtctcacaccctttctgatggggaaccaattggtttctccatattctgtcctgacagtagcctcttgcccagagtataggttgcggatcagaacaatcagatgctgtggcacccccatttcttttaaagcattccatagtttctcatgatctacacagtcaaagggtttgctgtactctataaagcgcagggtgattttcttctgaaattccttggtccgttccattattcaacgtatgtttgtgatatgatctctggtacctcttccctttctaaatccagcttggacgtctggcatttctcgctccatatatggcaagagcctttgttgtagaatcttaagcattactttacttgcatgggatattaaggcaatagttcagtaattactgcattctctgggatcccctttctttggaagtgggatatatattgaacgcttccagtctgtgggccattgtttagttttccatatttcttgtcaaatttttgtcaaaatttggactgattcagtctcagtagcttgtagcaactctattggtatgctgtctattcctggtgatttgtttcttccaagaattttaagagcagctttcacctcacattctaaaatgtctggttcttcattatatggttcctccatgaatgaatttgtcatcctgtcatctcttttacagagttcttcagtgtattgcttccatcttccttttatttcatctcggtcagtcagtgtgctcccctgttgattattcatcatccctactcttggtttaaatttccctttcatttctctaatcttttggaacagggctcttgttctaccctttttgttgtccttttctatttctatacagtaactattgtaatagttctctttgtccctacgtactagtcgctgtattgttgcatttatgggtctgaccatgtttctatctccttttgctttccttctctctttaaccattctaagagtttcttcagtcatccattgaggtctttctctctttttagctagaggtattgtctttttgcattcttctctgataacgcctctgacttcattccatagttcttctggttctgtgtcaactaagtttaaagcctcaaacctgttccttatttgatctttatatgcttctgggatgttatttaaattgtattttggcattatgattgctttgttgcatAGAATTACACAgctataaaacagtaaaaacaaaaacgtagacttaggttgcaatccagtacatacttacgtgggagtaagtcccactgaacccattggtgcttacttctgagaagacatgtattggattgcagtgttaggttgcaatcctgtacatgcttaactgggagtaagtctcattgaaagcAAATAGACTTACTGCTGAACATTTATGCTGTAGGGTTGTGGAGGGCAACATGCTGCTTATCTTGCAAACCCTAAATAATTGATTATAATAATGAATAAAAGGTGTCAACTTATAAATGAAttccttttaaagctttttgcagGATCACAATTGAAGGGAACATTGCGGCCAAATTTGTGTTGGGTATAAATTAAActgacattttaaaagaaatgagagTTTTAAATTAAATGGATTAAGCAGCCAAAGATCTTCCATTTATCAGAACAGTTAGATTTATGGGGGTGGGAGGGAACTATTTAAGGGCCCCAAAGTACCACATGGGGTTCCCTCCCCCCCAGGAATCCTGCATTGCTTTAGCCCCTTAAAAGTGTCCCGTGAAAAGACTGCATTGTCCTCCCATTTCCTCTCCAGGGATGACTATGACAGGGAGGTGAAGCAAGCTAAGGAAAAAGTGAAGAAGAGACACACGCCAGCGCCAGCCCGGCCCAGGAAACCGGATCAGCAGGTCTATCACCTCTGCCGGAGAAGTGAGTTCCATCAACTATACAGCTAGTCCTCTGTTTCTGTTATTGTGACCATTATGCTGGCGAAGGGGGATGTCTCTTCCCAGGGCTGGATGAATCCATCATGCTAAGTGCTTCAAAGGACAGGGATCTTTGCAGGCTCTGTTGAAGATTTTAATGACACAGCAGGATGGGGTGGGGACAAGATTTGAATACCGTTCCCTGGGACCACCTTCGTACAGGGATACCAGACAGCGAGCGAGAAAAAGCCACCTCCCCTGGCATTTACTCTGTGCTTTCTAGGTAGAGCCGAAACCACGTCTGGCCTGGAGTATGAGGGGTCTAGCGAGAGCAGCTCCAGCACAGAGCCAGACCCCAATGGACCAGCTCTCTTCTGCCTGGAATATGAGGCCGACAGTGGCAAGATCACCTCAATTGTTGTACACCAGGTATGTGACTGTGTGGCATGCTGGGGCAAACTGGCATTTCCTGTTACGCTGCCATCACGTGTGCTATGTGACCACCTTCCTGCAAATCCATAGTTCtgccttttgttttaatattctcATTGCATTATTGCTGCTAATACAAAATTGTTCTagtaaaaagttaaaataaaataaatgaaagagcAAATGGAGGGATTGCCCTGCCTGCAAAAATTAAATGACAAGGCCTCAGTAATGTAGGAAATAGGAAGTTACTAAGTCAAGGGTTGATTCCAGTAACACTGAGAGAAGAAGCAGTATTTTAAATAATACCACgtggggaaatgtttgctgaCTAAGCACACTTTCTAGAACAGAATAGAACTTCCTTCTGAGCTTAATTATGTATCTTGATTGGAGGGGAATGTGTGTTGTTGGATTTTTATGGGGAATACAGTAGTTCTGTATTAACAGCTGTGTAGAACCAtccttttatttttcttataCGACAATAAAAATTGTAACTAAGTAACACATGATCAAAGAAATAGAATCATAAAGTAGAATTTGGAAgcgacctataaggccattgagtccaaccccctgctttacATAACATTAATTCCATTAAGTAAACAACAATTATAAGTTGATAAAAATATATCATGCAGAAACGTAGTACGAGGTTAGACCAGAACAGTGCACTTTAGAAAGACATTTGCAATCACCCGGAAATGCATTCATGCCTCCTAGATAGCAGCTGCTGTTATTGATTCATCTCCTTCCACATAAGTCCCAAAGCAATGCACATAATATAATAAAGAcagaaaaaacagtttaaaatatcagAAGATTAGTTTACAAACAATACAGCTGTGGCAGCGACCTATTCATCTAGCTGGGAACGCTTGAAAGACTCAACAAAGTCCGCAGTACTCATGAGTAAATTTACTATAAGACAATCAAATTTGGGACGTTCAGTAAATATATGATTCGAAACACACTGCTATGCTGGCTAGGCAGATCTGTTCTTGATGGTGTTATGTCCACAGGTATTAGATAAAGCATTGTGGGCATGCCCTTAAAATATCGCACAGCCCTGTGATCAACTTTGTCTTCATAAAGACTTGGGATGAATGCAAGAATTTGATCCTTCACATGAGTTCTGTTGATGTCTCAAGTAAAAGTGAGAGGTGCAAGCAGTTTAAAAACCAAATCTGGATAACAGTGCTCCTTGAATTCCTTCAGACAACCTAGGTTATTGAGCTTTCAGCtttatttgcttgcacaaatgcttatgcagaggttagtcTATGTCAAGTTTTTActgagcatccattctgatttgtttgtggggtgtttgtgtcttcctgttaataattcactcatcccacacttttcagcgTATTTGCCCATTACTTTCCTAAATGaaaaaactttacaaaaataTAAACATGTGGATTTCTTATTCATAAGTGATAGAACATAAACCTAAATTTGTATTTCTGGTGCGTGcttgaattcctc
This genomic window contains:
- the C12H2orf68 gene encoding UPF0561 protein C2orf68 homolog isoform X3: MRRSSASAVWDDYDREVKQAKEKVKKRHTPAPARPRKPDQQVYHLCRRSRAETTSGLEYEGSSESSSSTEPDPNGPALFCLEYEADSGKITSIVVHQDNDPDEVAEKVSAQNQLEPAMREALRQRVQKELEKRRVKR
- the C12H2orf68 gene encoding UPF0561 protein C2orf68 homolog isoform X2, with product MDAAAKTDRETPAWGGCRPGGRLDMSHGFVRHIRRNQIARDDYDREVKQAKEKVKKRHTPAPARPRKPDQQVYHLCRRSRAETTSGLEYEGSSESSSSTEPDPNGPALFCLEYEADSGKITSIVVHQDNDPDEVAEKVSAQNQLEPAMREALRQRVQKELEKRRVKR
- the C12H2orf68 gene encoding UPF0561 protein C2orf68 homolog isoform X1; the encoded protein is MPTRLWILLLLLPLSGKETAPALSDLGLERSNRFMRTHALFRPNAHNLVKDDYDREVKQAKEKVKKRHTPAPARPRKPDQQVYHLCRRSRAETTSGLEYEGSSESSSSTEPDPNGPALFCLEYEADSGKITSIVVHQDNDPDEVAEKVSAQNQLEPAMREALRQRVQKELEKRRVKR